One stretch of Nitrospinota bacterium DNA includes these proteins:
- the raiA gene encoding ribosome-associated translation inhibitor RaiA, producing the protein MKLTVTGRNIEITDAIHNHLDSKMQKTIQELGEKADVHVALSVEKRRHFAEITVKTKGFTVHGEDETTDLYVAMDNALTKIEKQLRKHKDRAKDLAIKQAAAVKNKILE; encoded by the coding sequence ATGAAGTTGACTGTTACTGGTAGAAATATTGAAATAACCGATGCTATTCATAACCACCTGGATAGCAAGATGCAAAAAACCATCCAGGAGTTAGGTGAAAAAGCCGATGTTCATGTCGCTCTTTCCGTTGAAAAACGTCGCCACTTTGCTGAAATCACAGTAAAAACAAAAGGCTTTACCGTTCATGGAGAAGATGAAACCACTGACCTTTATGTCGCCATGGATAATGCTTTAACGAAAATTGAAAAACAGTTAAGAAAGCATAAAGATCGAGCCAAGGATTTGGCTATCAAGCAAGCCGCAGCCGTAAAAAATAAAATACTGGAATAA
- the lptB gene encoding LPS export ABC transporter ATP-binding protein — MDGLRAIKLVKSFRKRQVVREVTINVKRGETVGLLGPNGAGKTTTFYMVVGLTRPESGQVLLNNEDVTNFPMHLRAMKGMSYLPQEASVFRKLTVEENIIAVLETQNLSSFERKKQARSLLRELNILHIKDSMAYTLSGGERRRVEISRALATSPTFILLDEPFAGIDPIAVADIQSIISHLKDRGIGVLITDHNVRETLSITDRAYVINEGEIICSGLPSEVAQDEKVKRIYLGNQFSF, encoded by the coding sequence GTGGATGGTTTAAGAGCAATAAAATTAGTCAAGTCGTTTCGTAAACGCCAGGTTGTCAGAGAGGTCACGATCAATGTCAAACGGGGAGAAACCGTTGGCTTGCTTGGTCCCAACGGAGCGGGAAAGACCACAACGTTTTACATGGTCGTGGGGCTCACCCGGCCCGAGAGTGGGCAGGTTCTACTGAATAATGAGGACGTGACTAATTTCCCTATGCACCTCAGAGCCATGAAAGGGATGAGTTACCTGCCTCAGGAAGCTTCTGTTTTTCGAAAACTGACAGTGGAAGAAAATATTATTGCGGTCCTGGAAACTCAGAATCTGTCTAGTTTTGAGAGAAAAAAGCAGGCTCGGTCCTTGCTCCGGGAGCTCAATATTCTTCATATTAAAGACTCGATGGCTTACACCCTTTCAGGAGGAGAGCGCAGGAGAGTGGAAATCAGCCGGGCCTTGGCAACCTCGCCTACTTTCATCCTGCTGGACGAACCTTTTGCGGGGATTGATCCCATTGCGGTGGCGGATATTCAATCGATTATTTCCCACTTGAAGGACAGGGGAATTGGGGTCCTTATCACGGACCACAACGTCCGTGAAACATTAAGCATTACTGACAGGGCCTATGTGATTAATGAAGGTGAAATTATCTGTTCAGGATTGCCTTCCGAAGTGGCACAGGATGAAAAAGTGAAACGAATCTATCTGGGAAATCAATTTTCTTTTTAG
- a CDS encoding PTS sugar transporter subunit IIA yields MKISEILGQDFIIADLSGKDKQSILTELTNFLETNGTIKNKDALYEALVEREKLGSTGIGENVAIPHAKSEEVEQILTLFGRSVEGIDFDSLDKRPVHFVCLVVAPTNSTGHHLKALARISRLLKNQNLREGILKAQNKDEIYSILLDEDSKFI; encoded by the coding sequence ATGAAGATCAGCGAGATTCTGGGGCAGGATTTCATCATTGCCGATTTATCGGGAAAAGACAAACAGAGCATTCTTACAGAGTTGACCAATTTCCTCGAAACAAATGGAACTATTAAAAATAAGGATGCCCTTTACGAAGCTCTTGTAGAACGAGAAAAACTGGGCAGTACGGGAATTGGTGAAAACGTTGCCATTCCACATGCAAAATCTGAAGAAGTTGAGCAGATACTCACCCTGTTTGGCAGGTCCGTTGAGGGGATTGATTTTGATTCTCTGGACAAAAGACCGGTTCACTTTGTCTGCCTGGTTGTTGCCCCTACCAACTCCACGGGGCATCATTTGAAAGCATTGGCGCGAATTTCCCGACTCCTTAAAAACCAGAATCTGCGCGAAGGAATTTTGAAAGCCCAAAATAAAGATGAAATCTATTCCATTCTTTTGGATGAGGATTCAAAGTTTATATGA
- the rpoN gene encoding RNA polymerase factor sigma-54, with product MAMELRLNMKLSQKLVMTPMLQQAIKLLPLARMELAQLVRQEITDNPVLEEIQEEEEDFKSESESEEKSPQSESTDDFDGPISDNSPADPEVDWESFFQNNIDRGSSIESYSEMPPIEATYKKDPSLHDHLQWQLDLTANSEQDNFIGQCIIGNIQNDGYLCADLEEISGIAQVSEDEVLRVLKFIQGFEPTGVGARGLKECLMIQAQALPERNPLMETLIDSYLERLEERNFHKIASELKINVEKILETVKLIREFSPKPGSLYNSEGIDYVTPDLTVVKTEEGYDIALNDEGVPRLRINPFYQNLLNMTNEGQTKEYLENKYRSALWLIKSIDQRRQTIYKVGKSIIKLQMEFLDRGLTYLKPMVLKDVAKDIEMHESTVSRITTNKYIDTPQGIFELKFFFHSGIKSYMGSNLSSVRVRNMIKDVVASEDPKKPLTDDEMVQALMRKNAKIARRTITKYRKELNIPPASKRKKIF from the coding sequence ATGGCAATGGAATTACGACTGAATATGAAGTTGAGCCAGAAGCTGGTAATGACTCCCATGCTTCAACAGGCCATCAAGTTACTGCCACTCGCCCGAATGGAACTTGCTCAACTTGTAAGACAGGAAATAACCGATAATCCGGTTTTGGAAGAAATTCAGGAAGAGGAAGAGGATTTCAAATCCGAATCTGAATCCGAAGAAAAATCACCCCAAAGCGAATCCACTGATGATTTTGATGGACCGATAAGCGACAATTCTCCCGCCGATCCAGAAGTGGACTGGGAAAGTTTCTTTCAGAATAATATCGATCGGGGAAGTTCCATCGAAAGCTATTCGGAAATGCCCCCGATTGAAGCCACTTATAAAAAAGACCCCTCTCTACACGATCACCTGCAATGGCAACTCGACCTCACGGCAAACTCGGAGCAGGACAATTTTATCGGTCAATGCATCATCGGTAATATTCAAAACGATGGATATCTCTGTGCCGACCTGGAAGAAATTTCCGGAATTGCTCAAGTTTCTGAAGATGAGGTGCTCCGGGTTTTAAAATTTATCCAGGGGTTTGAACCAACAGGCGTAGGCGCACGGGGGTTGAAAGAATGTTTAATGATTCAGGCTCAGGCACTGCCCGAAAGAAATCCGCTGATGGAAACCCTGATCGACTCTTATTTGGAACGACTGGAGGAACGGAATTTCCATAAAATTGCATCCGAGCTCAAGATCAATGTTGAGAAAATTTTAGAAACCGTAAAACTAATTCGTGAGTTTTCCCCAAAACCCGGATCGCTTTACAACAGTGAAGGCATCGATTATGTCACCCCCGATTTGACGGTGGTAAAAACCGAAGAGGGATACGACATCGCTTTGAATGATGAAGGGGTTCCCAGGCTCCGCATCAATCCATTTTATCAAAATCTGCTGAACATGACCAATGAAGGGCAGACAAAAGAATACCTTGAAAACAAATACCGCTCTGCATTATGGCTGATTAAAAGCATTGATCAGCGACGGCAAACAATTTATAAAGTAGGCAAAAGCATCATAAAACTACAGATGGAATTCCTCGACCGCGGGTTGACCTATTTAAAGCCAATGGTCTTGAAAGATGTCGCTAAGGATATCGAAATGCACGAATCCACTGTGAGCCGGATAACCACCAATAAATATATCGATACCCCTCAAGGAATATTTGAGCTTAAATTCTTTTTCCATAGCGGCATAAAATCCTATATGGGGAGCAACCTTTCCTCGGTCCGGGTTAGAAATATGATCAAGGATGTGGTTGCCAGCGAAGATCCTAAAAAGCCGCTGACAGATGACGAGATGGTACAGGCTCTGATGCGGAAAAATGCTAAAATCGCTAGAAGGACCATTACTAAATATCGAAAAGAACTAAATATTCCTCCGGCCAGTAAAAGAAAAAAAATATTTTGA
- a CDS encoding NAD(P)H-hydrate dehydratase, translating into MQKILTAAEMQAIDKYSIEECGIPGMILMENAGRGAVDSLKCRFPDLSTKRVIVFAGKGNNGGDGFVMARHLLNMGTEVSILLLGKISELKGDAKLNAEIAHNIGVEIHEVNAGNFKSFDHRLRHSDLIIDAIFGTGLTKPASGFFEEVFGRINQLHKFVVSVDIPSGVDSDSGQLIGPHVKANLTLALAMLKRSHVTFPAVGVMGDIEVIDISLPQKAIDAQPHPVQMVEQSDIAAWFKERPRDAHKGDFGHVLVIAGSLGKGGAAGLTALAALRAGCGLVTLGIPESCQKALEFHPLEVMTVPLPETPNGTLAVKAKNLILEHLQGKSVLAIGPGISTDPETVQLLREVLPAVQIPMVLDADAVNCLALDGGLELLKNSEVILTPHPKEMSRISGLSTQKIQANRIETASRFAQENSVHLVLKGARTILAFADGSVFINPTGNSGMATAGSGDVLTGIIAGLIAQGLEVRQAVLAGTYLHGLAGDIFAEKSAEASLIAGDLLNGIPESLSRVLS; encoded by the coding sequence TTGCAAAAAATTCTCACCGCCGCAGAAATGCAGGCCATTGATAAATACTCTATTGAAGAGTGCGGAATCCCCGGAATGATCCTTATGGAAAACGCCGGACGGGGGGCGGTTGATTCTCTAAAATGCAGATTTCCTGATCTCAGCACGAAAAGGGTCATTGTATTTGCCGGCAAGGGCAACAACGGCGGCGATGGTTTTGTGATGGCCCGACATCTGCTGAATATGGGAACGGAAGTATCGATCCTCCTGCTTGGCAAAATCTCTGAACTAAAAGGAGATGCAAAGCTCAACGCCGAGATTGCGCATAACATCGGCGTGGAAATCCATGAGGTAAACGCTGGCAATTTCAAATCTTTCGATCACCGTCTTCGTCATTCCGACCTCATCATCGACGCCATTTTTGGCACCGGACTGACGAAGCCCGCAAGCGGCTTTTTTGAGGAAGTTTTCGGGAGAATAAACCAACTGCATAAATTTGTGGTCTCCGTGGATATCCCGTCAGGGGTGGACTCGGATTCCGGCCAGTTGATCGGCCCGCATGTGAAGGCCAATCTGACCCTGGCACTGGCAATGTTGAAACGCAGTCATGTGACATTTCCCGCCGTCGGAGTGATGGGAGACATCGAAGTCATCGATATCAGTCTTCCGCAAAAGGCCATTGACGCTCAACCCCATCCGGTTCAAATGGTCGAGCAGAGTGATATCGCCGCATGGTTTAAAGAACGCCCACGTGACGCCCACAAGGGCGACTTTGGGCATGTGCTGGTCATTGCCGGTTCGCTTGGAAAAGGTGGAGCGGCAGGCCTCACGGCCCTCGCAGCCCTCCGCGCCGGATGCGGTCTGGTGACCCTGGGCATCCCGGAGAGCTGTCAGAAAGCCCTGGAGTTTCACCCTTTGGAGGTGATGACCGTTCCCCTGCCGGAGACTCCCAATGGCACACTGGCTGTAAAGGCAAAAAACCTGATTTTAGAACACCTCCAGGGGAAATCGGTCCTTGCCATCGGGCCGGGAATTTCTACCGACCCGGAAACCGTCCAGTTGTTGCGTGAGGTCCTTCCCGCCGTCCAGATCCCTATGGTTCTGGACGCGGATGCGGTGAACTGCCTGGCTTTGGATGGGGGTCTGGAGTTACTGAAAAACTCTGAAGTCATACTAACCCCCCACCCCAAGGAGATGTCGCGAATCTCAGGCCTGAGTACCCAGAAAATTCAGGCAAACAGAATCGAAACCGCGTCCCGGTTCGCGCAGGAAAATTCCGTCCATCTGGTTCTTAAAGGGGCACGCACCATTCTTGCCTTTGCGGATGGATCGGTCTTCATCAACCCCACCGGTAACTCCGGAATGGCGACCGCCGGCTCGGGCGATGTTTTGACGGGAATCATTGCGGGTCTCATTGCCCAGGGGTTGGAGGTCCGGCAAGCGGTGTTAGCGGGAACCTATCTTCATGGGCTTGCTGGCGATATATTTGCCGAAAAATCGGCTGAGGCCAGTCTGATCGCCGGGGACCTGTTAAATGGCATCCCTGAAAGCCTGAGCCGAGTCCTCTCCTGA
- the lptC gene encoding LPS export ABC transporter periplasmic protein LptC codes for MVDKVRKILLILTLGILGLSCYHIFFKSQITVEDVVLKALDTGVDIEIENFEVVHEPKDGKKWELKADLAQINQEKDLTLLTNVELKIIQGDKQEFWVVADSGSIQNGSKDILLDGNVKMIGASQMVQERVGKEKTQPDK; via the coding sequence ATGGTCGATAAGGTTCGTAAAATACTCTTGATCCTGACCCTTGGCATCCTGGGATTGTCCTGTTATCATATTTTTTTTAAAAGCCAGATTACTGTTGAGGATGTTGTCCTCAAAGCTTTGGATACGGGAGTTGATATCGAGATAGAGAATTTTGAGGTCGTCCATGAACCTAAAGATGGAAAGAAATGGGAATTAAAGGCCGACCTTGCCCAAATCAACCAGGAAAAAGATTTAACCCTGCTGACCAACGTGGAATTAAAAATAATACAGGGCGATAAACAGGAGTTTTGGGTGGTTGCCGATTCAGGAAGTATCCAAAATGGAAGTAAAGATATTCTTCTGGACGGAAATGTAAAAATGATTGGTGCATCCCAAATGGTACAAGAACGAGTCGGCAAAGAAAAAACACAACCTGACAAATAA
- a CDS encoding TVP38/TMEM64 family protein: MSKTSSQSRWKKLSTFLLGGNPKKRFISFIIIILVGLLTSYLTVIKGVRLTPESFRDFVLSLGIAGPLIYTGVFIVRPLLLIPSIALFIGGGLAFGPIWGPLYASIGAALGGTVGFWIARRLGRDYVKSKLKFGAGVIDNTKFSFSVVWLLSLIPVMPVTVINYGAGLSSMKFGNYIAAHILGLTPRAFAFGFFGSTLLDIGSPRFRGAAMMLLLLGLVTVYFRMKGKSSFRDKASPAPQKALQEGD; the protein is encoded by the coding sequence ATGAGCAAAACTTCGTCCCAATCCCGGTGGAAAAAACTCTCGACCTTTCTCCTGGGTGGAAATCCGAAAAAACGGTTCATATCATTTATCATCATCATTCTGGTCGGACTGCTTACCAGCTATCTTACGGTAATAAAAGGCGTTCGTCTGACACCGGAAAGTTTTCGGGATTTTGTCCTCTCGCTGGGAATCGCAGGCCCTCTTATCTATACCGGGGTTTTCATCGTCCGGCCCCTGCTCCTGATTCCGTCTATCGCCTTATTTATAGGTGGAGGTCTTGCCTTCGGCCCTATTTGGGGTCCGCTTTATGCTTCGATAGGGGCGGCGCTGGGAGGAACGGTTGGGTTCTGGATTGCACGACGATTGGGCCGTGATTATGTCAAAAGCAAATTGAAGTTCGGAGCGGGAGTCATTGACAACACTAAATTCAGTTTTTCTGTGGTATGGCTGTTGAGCCTGATTCCGGTGATGCCGGTCACGGTCATCAATTACGGGGCCGGGTTGTCGAGTATGAAATTTGGCAATTACATCGCCGCTCATATTTTAGGGTTGACCCCCAGGGCGTTTGCCTTCGGTTTTTTTGGCAGTACCCTGCTTGATATCGGATCGCCACGGTTCCGTGGAGCCGCCATGATGCTACTTTTGCTGGGGCTGGTGACCGTTTATTTTCGTATGAAAGGAAAATCCTCTTTTCGAGACAAGGCATCCCCTGCCCCGCAGAAAGCCTTGCAGGAAGGTGATTAG
- a CDS encoding nucleotide exchange factor GrpE — translation MMENNNSSDDQEPKEKPKIQVVDRRHWVAEEDDTESSDGENIEERYPSFVEKLKKEAEEKDQRLKEYIAAYKEKTSQTDELRARLQRDNEVRLDQFKANLFARLLPILDNLKRAEDSAKNTSDFESLKQGINLVINQFVRELKDNDVHAFKTQGMKFDPKIHEAFLVTETDDPEQDNVILEELEQGYMFKEKLIKAAKVKVAKLKS, via the coding sequence ATGATGGAAAACAATAATTCTAGCGATGACCAAGAGCCAAAAGAAAAGCCCAAGATACAAGTTGTCGACCGCCGCCATTGGGTTGCCGAGGAGGATGACACAGAATCAAGTGATGGAGAGAATATTGAAGAACGCTACCCTTCTTTTGTCGAAAAATTAAAAAAAGAGGCTGAGGAAAAAGACCAGCGGCTGAAAGAATATATTGCCGCCTACAAGGAAAAAACTTCGCAAACGGATGAATTGCGGGCCCGGCTTCAGCGTGACAACGAAGTCCGGCTCGATCAGTTCAAAGCAAATTTATTCGCCAGGCTGTTGCCAATCCTCGATAATTTAAAGCGGGCAGAGGATTCTGCAAAAAACACCAGTGATTTCGAAAGTCTAAAGCAGGGGATTAATCTGGTCATCAATCAATTTGTCCGGGAACTCAAGGATAATGATGTCCATGCATTTAAGACCCAAGGAATGAAGTTCGACCCTAAAATCCACGAAGCCTTTCTGGTCACGGAAACCGATGATCCCGAACAGGACAATGTGATTTTGGAAGAATTAGAACAAGGATACATGTTCAAGGAGAAGTTGATTAAAGCCGCTAAAGTAAAAGTTGCAAAGTTAAAAAGTTAA
- the dnaJ gene encoding molecular chaperone DnaJ, whose amino-acid sequence MTKRDYYEILGVNRNASESELKKSYRQLALKYHPDKNQGDPAAEEKFKEAAEAYEVLKDPEKRQTYDQFGHEGLKRNGFSGPQGFDDISSAFGDIFGDFFGGGRRATTGADLRLDLAVTFSEAAFGTKKDMDVSKHASCKTCRGSGAKTGYPPKQCSTCRGTGQVIRSQGFFSVSSPCPDCHGAGQVITHPCGECRGEGRVLEKKTVSINIPAGVDDGSRLRLRGEGETGPGGLPPGDLYVFIHMEAHDFFHREGYDIHCRLPLSFSQAALGAEIEIPMLDEGKTKVISVSPGIQSGATKRVSGAGVPNLRGHGRGDQIVHFIVETPKHLNKQQKELYKELAELDGKPVKETLKGFFEKLMP is encoded by the coding sequence ATGACAAAGCGCGACTACTACGAAATACTGGGTGTAAATCGAAACGCGTCCGAATCGGAACTCAAAAAATCCTATCGCCAATTGGCGCTCAAATATCATCCTGATAAAAACCAGGGCGATCCGGCTGCTGAAGAAAAATTCAAGGAAGCCGCAGAAGCGTATGAGGTCTTGAAGGACCCGGAGAAAAGACAAACGTATGACCAGTTTGGCCATGAAGGGTTAAAAAGAAATGGCTTCTCAGGTCCCCAGGGATTCGATGATATTTCTTCCGCCTTTGGGGATATTTTCGGCGATTTTTTCGGCGGCGGACGACGCGCCACAACCGGCGCTGATCTTCGGCTGGACCTTGCCGTCACTTTTTCAGAAGCGGCTTTTGGTACCAAGAAGGACATGGATGTTTCCAAACATGCCTCCTGCAAAACCTGCAGAGGCTCTGGAGCCAAAACAGGCTACCCGCCCAAACAATGTTCAACCTGCAGGGGAACCGGTCAGGTGATCCGCTCCCAGGGGTTTTTCAGCGTGAGCAGCCCGTGTCCGGACTGTCATGGCGCCGGTCAGGTCATCACCCACCCTTGTGGAGAATGCCGAGGTGAAGGCCGGGTTTTAGAGAAAAAGACCGTCTCCATAAATATTCCAGCAGGCGTTGATGACGGCTCCCGACTCCGTTTACGCGGCGAAGGGGAAACCGGCCCCGGTGGATTGCCACCAGGGGACCTTTATGTATTCATTCATATGGAAGCCCATGATTTTTTCCATCGGGAAGGATACGACATTCACTGTCGACTGCCTTTATCTTTTTCCCAGGCGGCGCTGGGGGCAGAGATTGAAATTCCCATGTTGGATGAGGGCAAGACGAAAGTAATTTCTGTATCTCCAGGAATCCAATCAGGCGCAACAAAAAGAGTCTCCGGGGCAGGAGTTCCTAACCTCAGAGGCCATGGTCGGGGCGATCAAATTGTCCACTTCATCGTGGAAACTCCGAAGCATTTGAACAAACAGCAAAAAGAACTGTACAAGGAACTAGCTGAACTGGACGGCAAACCCGTTAAGGAAACGCTGAAAGGATTCTTTGAAAAGTTAATGCCCTGA
- the tsaE gene encoding tRNA (adenosine(37)-N6)-threonylcarbamoyltransferase complex ATPase subunit type 1 TsaE: protein MTILTTNTREETLSLGEKLGKCLKPGDIVLLFGDLGAGKTTLTQGICYGLGLPRGEYIRSPTFTLINEYQGKFPIYHIDLYRMETQEEIEALGLEEVLFDKGVAILEWAEKLLSPEDGQTLGLGIQGRVEVRLSYINENKRSFSIEPIDLDTRTFPVFSLQ from the coding sequence ATGACCATCCTGACGACGAATACCCGCGAAGAAACCCTGAGTTTGGGAGAAAAACTCGGCAAATGCCTGAAACCCGGCGATATTGTTCTGTTATTTGGAGATCTGGGCGCTGGAAAAACCACCCTCACACAGGGAATTTGCTATGGATTGGGTCTTCCCAGAGGAGAGTACATCCGCAGCCCCACATTCACCCTGATTAACGAATATCAGGGGAAATTCCCTATCTACCATATAGATCTTTACAGAATGGAAACTCAGGAGGAAATCGAAGCCCTGGGGCTGGAAGAAGTCCTTTTTGATAAAGGAGTCGCCATTCTGGAATGGGCTGAAAAACTGCTTTCTCCTGAAGATGGCCAGACCCTGGGCCTCGGAATCCAGGGCAGGGTCGAAGTTCGCCTTTCCTATATAAATGAAAATAAACGATCTTTCTCCATTGAGCCGATAGATTTGGACACCCGAACATTCCCGGTTTTTTCTTTACAATGA
- a CDS encoding UTP--glucose-1-phosphate uridylyltransferase translates to MNKELSQLPLSENVRENFLRLIEKFREGPSRINDWDSVQSPDEKYLLSYTSLKIPDRKVAQESLARIAVCKLNGGLGTSMGCQMPKSTIAVHENKTFLDLIVDQLCEVEKDFGVKVPLILMNSFYTHEETKKVIEKYKGRLEVKTFQQNKFPRLLEDSLEPLSEEEFGQGAWYPPGHGDFYSCIFELGFLDQLLKEGREVLFVANADNLGAVIDPGILAHILDNDIPFLIEMTPKTPADVKGGTIYQDGGQLKLLEIASVPEEHKEEFCSQRKFKVFNTNNIWIHLRHLRKKLEAGPLDLNVIVNRKTVSGKNVIQLETAIGSALECFPGAEGLIVSRDRFMPVKTTNDLLLVQSDLFVLENGKLTRNPQRKQKELPKVELGSEFTQLDDYQARIPSAPSMLELDSLEVKGDVRFGKGVQLQGKVQLTALKQPLVIEDGAVLKDQVVEQ, encoded by the coding sequence ATGAATAAAGAACTGTCTCAACTTCCCCTTAGTGAAAATGTCAGGGAAAATTTTCTCCGGTTGATCGAAAAGTTTCGGGAAGGACCCTCCAGAATCAACGACTGGGACTCGGTGCAGTCCCCGGATGAAAAATATCTGCTCTCCTATACCTCATTAAAAATTCCAGACAGAAAGGTGGCTCAGGAAAGCCTTGCCAGGATTGCCGTATGCAAATTAAACGGTGGGTTGGGGACGAGTATGGGCTGTCAGATGCCAAAATCCACCATCGCCGTTCATGAAAACAAAACTTTTCTGGATCTCATTGTCGATCAGTTATGCGAGGTTGAAAAGGATTTCGGTGTCAAAGTTCCCTTGATTTTGATGAACAGTTTTTACACGCATGAAGAAACCAAAAAGGTCATCGAAAAATATAAGGGCCGTCTTGAGGTGAAAACTTTTCAACAAAATAAGTTTCCCCGATTGTTGGAAGATTCACTTGAGCCGCTGTCCGAAGAGGAGTTTGGCCAGGGCGCCTGGTACCCTCCCGGTCATGGCGATTTTTATTCCTGCATTTTCGAGTTGGGGTTTCTCGATCAATTGCTTAAAGAGGGGAGGGAGGTCCTGTTTGTTGCCAATGCAGATAATCTGGGAGCGGTGATCGACCCCGGCATCCTGGCCCACATCCTGGACAACGACATTCCTTTCCTGATCGAGATGACACCCAAAACCCCGGCGGATGTGAAGGGGGGAACGATTTATCAGGATGGAGGTCAGCTAAAACTTCTGGAAATAGCCAGCGTTCCCGAAGAGCACAAGGAAGAATTTTGCAGTCAACGCAAGTTCAAGGTATTCAATACCAACAATATCTGGATCCACCTGCGTCATTTGCGCAAAAAACTGGAAGCTGGTCCTCTGGATTTGAACGTGATCGTGAACCGCAAAACCGTCTCCGGGAAGAATGTCATTCAGCTTGAAACCGCGATCGGGTCCGCATTGGAATGCTTTCCGGGAGCCGAAGGGCTGATCGTGTCCCGCGATCGGTTCATGCCGGTCAAAACGACGAACGATCTGTTATTGGTTCAGTCGGATCTGTTTGTTTTAGAAAATGGAAAACTGACACGCAATCCGCAAAGAAAACAAAAAGAATTGCCCAAGGTTGAACTGGGAAGCGAATTTACGCAATTGGATGATTACCAGGCCCGGATTCCATCTGCTCCCTCAATGCTGGAGCTGGATTCTCTTGAGGTGAAGGGAGATGTCCGTTTTGGCAAAGGGGTGCAACTGCAAGGGAAAGTGCAACTGACGGCTCTCAAACAACCGCTGGTGATCGAAGACGGGGCCGTCCTGAAGGATCAGGTGGTGGAGCAGTAA